A single region of the Mercenaria mercenaria strain notata chromosome 6, MADL_Memer_1, whole genome shotgun sequence genome encodes:
- the LOC123548461 gene encoding uncharacterized protein LOC123548461 isoform X2, with product MIQMASRVASDLPAGSNKNFSFIADRNINVKTLDTVALDVSNTYSDKITASAIETGISDAFPIGRFKMNAEIVYLLLSDSTSVDIPPILLRKKTFVIVFGVSIPSSLRRVASSNSHIHLVRNDDEIASVAERIRDQTCLDSRYVCDVDMYKENRRYSSCKDCYNVCSQRKIRDTGCPRCPYMRLQPKVLEVISAPGKDEHVPVTYIKDNKNSVAMAIVLSLVTVCAVNGALTVYICHRRQVACFGQHPGNRIPEGVAVVEVGQEDQHAAANANDIPLLPVDPLQPQLEHEDGHAVGRQGYVNLRHSHSGCGAEETYL from the exons ATGATTCAAATGGCTAGCCGTGTGGCGTCCGATCTTCCAGCTGGTAGCAATAAAAACTTCTCATTTATCGCTGATAGAAACATAAACGTTAAGACGCTGGATACTGTCGCTTTAGATGTGTCTAACACATACAGTGACAAGATCACAGCATCCGCAATAGAAACAGGAATTTCAGACGCTTTTCCCATTGGTAGGTTCAAGATGAACGCAGAGATAGTGTATCTGCTTCTTAGTGATTCAACATCAGTTGATATACCACCTATCCTGCTGAGAAAGAAAACATTCGTCATTGTGTTTGGTGTATCTATTCCATCCAGTTTAAGGAGAGTTGCAAGCAGTAACAGTCACATTCACTTGGTGCGGAACGATGATGAAATTGCTAGTGTTGCAGAACGTATTCGAGATCAGACATGTTTAG ATTCAAGGTATGTTTGTGATGTTGACAtgtacaaagaaaatagaagatATTCTAGTTGTAAAGACTGCTACAATGTCTGTTCACAGAGGAAAATCAGAGACACTGGATGTCCGCGCTGTCCAT ATATGCGGCTACAACCAAAGGTACTGGAAGTAATTAGTGCCCCTGGTAAAGATGAACATGTACCCGTTACGTACATCAAGGACAATAAGAACAGTGTCGCAATGGCCATAGTCTTATCACTTGTCACAGTATGTGCGGTCAATGGTGCTCTCACAGTGTATATATGTCATCGCAGACAGGTAGCTTGCTTCGGCCAACACCCCGGAAACAGGATCCCTGAAGGCGTAGCAGTTGTTGAAGTCGGACAAGAG GATCAACACGCTGCAGCGAATGCCAATGATATTCCTCTACTACCTGTTGACCCGCTTCAGCCACAGTTGGAACACGAAG ACGGACATGCAGTTGGCAGACAAGGCTATGTCAATCTCCGTCATAGTCACAGTGGTTGTGGTGCAGAGGAAACTTATCTGTAG
- the LOC123548461 gene encoding uncharacterized protein LOC123548461 isoform X1: MSANTVAFFPFLLVISSVFGTSSSPAGCDKVTSVFEIDLTVGVTGEQRQRMIQMASRVASDLPAGSNKNFSFIADRNINVKTLDTVALDVSNTYSDKITASAIETGISDAFPIGRFKMNAEIVYLLLSDSTSVDIPPILLRKKTFVIVFGVSIPSSLRRVASSNSHIHLVRNDDEIASVAERIRDQTCLDSRYVCDVDMYKENRRYSSCKDCYNVCSQRKIRDTGCPRCPYMRLQPKVLEVISAPGKDEHVPVTYIKDNKNSVAMAIVLSLVTVCAVNGALTVYICHRRQVACFGQHPGNRIPEGVAVVEVGQEDQHAAANANDIPLLPVDPLQPQLEHEDGHAVGRQGYVNLRHSHSGCGAEETYL, from the exons gATGTGACAAGGTAACTAGTGTTTTCGAAATAGATTTGACAGTGGGTGTGACAGGAGAACAGAGGCAACGTATGATTCAAATGGCTAGCCGTGTGGCGTCCGATCTTCCAGCTGGTAGCAATAAAAACTTCTCATTTATCGCTGATAGAAACATAAACGTTAAGACGCTGGATACTGTCGCTTTAGATGTGTCTAACACATACAGTGACAAGATCACAGCATCCGCAATAGAAACAGGAATTTCAGACGCTTTTCCCATTGGTAGGTTCAAGATGAACGCAGAGATAGTGTATCTGCTTCTTAGTGATTCAACATCAGTTGATATACCACCTATCCTGCTGAGAAAGAAAACATTCGTCATTGTGTTTGGTGTATCTATTCCATCCAGTTTAAGGAGAGTTGCAAGCAGTAACAGTCACATTCACTTGGTGCGGAACGATGATGAAATTGCTAGTGTTGCAGAACGTATTCGAGATCAGACATGTTTAG ATTCAAGGTATGTTTGTGATGTTGACAtgtacaaagaaaatagaagatATTCTAGTTGTAAAGACTGCTACAATGTCTGTTCACAGAGGAAAATCAGAGACACTGGATGTCCGCGCTGTCCAT ATATGCGGCTACAACCAAAGGTACTGGAAGTAATTAGTGCCCCTGGTAAAGATGAACATGTACCCGTTACGTACATCAAGGACAATAAGAACAGTGTCGCAATGGCCATAGTCTTATCACTTGTCACAGTATGTGCGGTCAATGGTGCTCTCACAGTGTATATATGTCATCGCAGACAGGTAGCTTGCTTCGGCCAACACCCCGGAAACAGGATCCCTGAAGGCGTAGCAGTTGTTGAAGTCGGACAAGAG GATCAACACGCTGCAGCGAATGCCAATGATATTCCTCTACTACCTGTTGACCCGCTTCAGCCACAGTTGGAACACGAAG ACGGACATGCAGTTGGCAGACAAGGCTATGTCAATCTCCGTCATAGTCACAGTGGTTGTGGTGCAGAGGAAACTTATCTGTAG